The bacterium genome includes a region encoding these proteins:
- the trpD gene encoding anthranilate phosphoribosyltransferase produces MIQSIAKLVRRESLTEDEAAAAFEVVMRGDATPVQIAGFVVALRMKGETADEITGFARTVRAMATPIAVDGALLDTCGTGGDGLATFNISTLAAIVAAACGARVAKHGNRAASSLCGSADVLEQLGVKIDLGPDGVARCIEQAGIGFLFAPVFHPSFRFAGVTRRELAIRTVFNVLGPLCNPAGARYQALGVADGSLAPKMADVLVRLGVERAIVFHAGDGMDELSVSSPSFVIEIDGAHKEYQLDPAELGLAAAPLESMRGGGPEQNARLAREVLEGAAGPRRDVVLLNAAAALRAAGLARDWREGIGQAAEAIDQGRAGEVLQRWARISQE; encoded by the coding sequence TTGATCCAGTCGATCGCCAAGCTGGTGAGGCGCGAGTCTTTGACCGAGGACGAGGCCGCGGCGGCGTTCGAGGTGGTCATGCGAGGCGACGCCACCCCGGTGCAGATCGCGGGATTCGTCGTCGCGCTGCGGATGAAGGGCGAGACCGCGGACGAGATCACGGGTTTCGCTCGCACCGTGCGCGCCATGGCGACGCCGATCGCGGTGGACGGTGCGCTGCTCGACACCTGCGGCACCGGCGGCGACGGGCTGGCGACCTTCAACATCTCGACGCTGGCGGCCATCGTCGCCGCGGCCTGCGGCGCGCGCGTCGCCAAGCACGGCAACCGTGCCGCCTCTTCACTGTGTGGTTCTGCCGACGTGCTCGAGCAGCTGGGCGTGAAGATCGACCTCGGACCCGATGGCGTGGCCCGCTGCATCGAACAGGCCGGCATCGGCTTTCTCTTCGCGCCGGTGTTCCATCCGTCATTCCGCTTCGCCGGCGTGACGCGCCGCGAGCTGGCCATCCGCACCGTGTTCAACGTGCTCGGCCCGCTGTGCAATCCCGCCGGGGCCAGATACCAGGCGCTCGGCGTCGCGGACGGATCGTTGGCGCCGAAGATGGCCGATGTGCTCGTCCGCCTGGGCGTCGAGCGGGCGATCGTGTTTCACGCCGGCGACGGCATGGACGAGCTCTCGGTGAGCTCGCCGTCATTCGTGATCGAGATCGACGGCGCGCACAAGGAGTACCAGCTCGACCCGGCGGAGCTTGGCCTGGCCGCAGCCCCGCTCGAATCGATGCGCGGCGGAGGCCCCGAGCAGAACGCGCGCCTGGCGCGTGAGGTGCTGGAAGGCGCGGCCGGTCCTCGCCGCGACGTCGTCCTGCTCAACGCCGCGGCCGCGCTCCGGGCGGCCGGCCTGGCCAGGGATTGGAGGGAGGGCATCGGCCAGGCCGCGGAGGCGATCGACCAAGGGCGCGCCGGCGAGGTCCTCCAGCGCTGGGCGAGAATCTCACAGGAGTGA
- a CDS encoding phosphoribosylanthranilate isomerase — protein sequence MVQVKICGICDAGGAHAAVEAGADLLGFHFCPSKRGVSPEEARGIVEGLSSRPSIVGVFLDQDPREVRQVADFVGLDVLQLHGSEPPGFDAGRPVMKVLKVKDGRIPGVDDWPDPLMLDSWSPDQRGGTGRTWDWELAREFLATRRVFIAGGLEPGNVGRVVSSFKPYGVDVSSGVEAALRIKDPDKMRAFVNAVRLAEVPA from the coding sequence ATGGTCCAGGTGAAGATCTGCGGCATCTGCGATGCCGGCGGCGCGCATGCCGCCGTCGAGGCCGGCGCCGACCTGCTCGGCTTCCATTTCTGCCCGTCCAAACGCGGGGTCTCCCCGGAGGAGGCGAGGGGCATCGTCGAGGGGCTGTCTTCGCGACCCTCGATCGTGGGCGTGTTCCTCGACCAGGATCCGCGAGAGGTCCGGCAGGTCGCGGACTTCGTCGGCCTGGACGTGCTCCAGCTCCACGGCTCCGAGCCTCCGGGGTTTGACGCCGGGCGGCCGGTGATGAAGGTGCTGAAGGTCAAGGACGGCCGGATCCCGGGCGTGGACGATTGGCCGGATCCGCTCATGCTCGACTCCTGGTCGCCGGACCAGCGGGGGGGCACCGGGCGCACGTGGGACTGGGAGCTCGCGCGCGAGTTTCTCGCCACGCGGCGGGTGTTCATCGCCGGCGGTCTGGAACCGGGTAACGTGGGCAGGGTCGTGAGCAGCTTCAAGCCATATGGCGTCGACGTGTCGAGCGGCGTCGAGGCCGCGCTTCGCATCAAGGACCCGGACAAGATGCGGGCATTCGTCAACGCCGTGCGCCTGGCCGAGGTCCCGGCGTGA
- the trpB gene encoding tryptophan synthase subunit beta: MASTCRAASRPRFASRTRTRCGHSSTPCAWPRSRRDVESGSAPDAFGPRGEDRVTQPVGGRFGAYGGQYVPETLMGALAELERVWREAKADTQFQLELAGHRHAFVGRPTPLYSATRLGEHFGGAHIHLKREDLCHTGAHKLNNAVGQALLALRMGKKRVIAETGAGQHGVATATVCARFGLECTVYMGTEDMRRQSMNVRRMKLLGAEVMEVTSGTRTLKDATSEAIRDWVTNVRTTHYIIGSVVGPHPYPEMVRDLQRVIGDEAREQYLSADGKLPDVVVACVGGGSNAMGIFTAFLDDKDVALVGVEAAGEGVRSGHHAASIVGGRPGVLHGSFSYVLQDPDGQVLPTHSISAGLDYPGVGPEHAFLHDSKRVEYVAVTDKDAVAAFKLCTRLEGIMPALEPAHALHHAGVLARELGPGGRILVCLSGRGDKDMDSVDGG; encoded by the coding sequence ATGGCGTCGACGTGTCGAGCGGCGTCGAGGCCGCGCTTCGCATCAAGGACCCGGACAAGATGCGGGCATTCGTCAACGCCGTGCGCCTGGCCGAGGTCCCGGCGTGATGTGGAATCCGGCTCCGCACCCGACGCCTTCGGGCCGAGGGGGGAGGACCGCGTGACCCAACCGGTGGGCGGGCGCTTCGGCGCCTATGGCGGCCAGTACGTGCCCGAGACGCTGATGGGCGCGCTGGCGGAGCTGGAGAGGGTGTGGCGCGAGGCGAAGGCCGACACCCAGTTTCAGCTCGAGCTGGCCGGCCACAGGCATGCTTTCGTCGGCCGTCCCACCCCGCTTTACTCGGCCACCCGGCTCGGTGAGCACTTCGGCGGCGCCCACATTCACCTCAAGCGCGAGGACCTGTGCCACACCGGGGCTCACAAGCTGAACAACGCGGTGGGGCAGGCGCTGTTGGCTCTGCGGATGGGCAAGAAGCGCGTCATCGCGGAAACGGGAGCGGGCCAGCACGGCGTCGCCACCGCGACCGTTTGCGCGCGCTTCGGGCTCGAATGCACCGTCTACATGGGCACCGAGGACATGCGCCGACAGTCGATGAACGTGAGGCGCATGAAGCTGCTCGGCGCCGAGGTGATGGAGGTGACGAGCGGGACCAGGACGCTGAAGGACGCGACGTCTGAGGCCATCCGCGACTGGGTGACCAACGTCCGCACCACTCACTACATCATCGGTTCCGTGGTCGGACCTCACCCGTACCCGGAGATGGTTCGCGACCTGCAGCGGGTGATCGGTGACGAAGCGCGTGAGCAGTACCTGTCAGCCGACGGCAAGCTGCCCGACGTCGTCGTCGCATGCGTCGGTGGCGGCTCCAACGCGATGGGGATCTTCACCGCGTTCCTCGACGACAAGGACGTGGCGCTGGTGGGCGTCGAGGCGGCGGGCGAGGGCGTGAGGAGCGGTCACCATGCCGCGTCGATCGTCGGGGGACGCCCGGGCGTGCTGCACGGCAGCTTCTCGTACGTGCTCCAGGACCCGGACGGCCAGGTGCTGCCCACGCACTCGATCTCGGCCGGTCTCGACTATCCGGGCGTCGGCCCGGAGCACGCCTTCCTTCACGACTCCAAGCGGGTCGAGTACGTGGCCGTCACCGACAAGGACGCCGTCGCCGCTTTCAAGCTCTGCACGCGGCTCGAGGGGATCATGCCGGCGCTCGAGCCGGCGCATGCCCTGCATCACGCGGGCGTGCTCGCACGTGAGCTCGGGCCGGGCGGGCGCATCCTGGTCTGCCTGTCGGGCCGGGGCGACAAGGACATGGACTCGGTCGACGGTGGCTGA
- the trpC gene encoding indole-3-glycerol phosphate synthase TrpC, which yields MLARLVAEARQDLRRRRALISQDQFERAVASHVPKDFVGALRGPGLAVIAEMKQRTPSMGVLSQDYRPVDLARAYTEGGAAAISVLTHMAGFGGRPEHVQAVRVATPLPILRKDFITDSYEVAEARASGADAVLLIVAALDRPRLAELIRVARSRGIAALVEVHDEAEAAAALDAGARVIGVNHRDLRTFTVDLTLTERLRKVVPSDVVLVAESGIHTPDDARRMHDAGADAILVGEAIMRAPDPAARIRELTAWSR from the coding sequence CTGCTGGCCCGCCTGGTCGCGGAGGCCCGGCAGGACCTGCGGCGGCGGCGGGCGCTGATCTCGCAAGACCAGTTCGAACGCGCCGTGGCGTCGCACGTGCCGAAGGACTTCGTCGGGGCGCTGCGGGGTCCGGGGCTCGCGGTCATCGCCGAGATGAAGCAGCGCACCCCGAGCATGGGCGTCCTCTCGCAGGACTACCGGCCGGTGGACCTGGCACGCGCATACACCGAAGGCGGCGCCGCCGCCATCTCGGTGCTGACTCACATGGCGGGCTTTGGCGGCCGTCCCGAGCACGTCCAGGCGGTGCGTGTCGCGACGCCGCTCCCGATTCTCCGCAAAGACTTCATCACCGACTCCTACGAGGTGGCCGAGGCGAGGGCGTCGGGAGCGGACGCCGTCCTGCTGATCGTCGCCGCTCTCGACCGGCCGCGGCTGGCCGAGCTGATCCGGGTGGCGCGAAGCCGGGGCATCGCGGCGCTCGTCGAGGTGCACGACGAGGCCGAAGCGGCCGCCGCCCTGGACGCCGGCGCGCGGGTGATCGGCGTCAACCATCGCGACCTGCGGACCTTCACCGTCGACCTGACCCTCACCGAGAGGCTGCGCAAGGTGGTTCCGAGCGACGTGGTCCTGGTGGCGGAGAGCGGCATTCACACCCCGGACGACGCGCGCCGGATGCACGACGCGGGCGCCGACGCCATCCTGGTGGGCGAGGCCATCATGCGCGCGCCGGATCCCGCGGCCCGCATCAGGGAGTTGACCGCATGGTCCAGGTGA
- the trpE gene encoding anthranilate synthase component I, with amino-acid sequence MLTPVRAYTLLCPPGAPGFLLESVEGGERLARYSFIGFEPRPLDLAIAGDKPAPGAALAGGDPLAALKAVAAEVTAPVPGVPRFHGGAVGYLGYEMARHFERLPVAKGAPPPMPESAFLRAEDLAVFDHVTRRLKLLTIHRPDREDYQAAVDRIDQMEMRLAGDPAPAAPRGANGARWQSNVTEGQFHGMVDAAREHILAGDAFQIVVSQRFRKPLEASPFDVYRCLRAINPSPYMYFLALGGDRHVVGTSPEKLVQVEGRRVETRPLAGTRRRGADPAEDLRLEKELLSDLKERAEHVMLVDLGRNDVGRVARPGTVSVDRLMEVERYSHVMHISSTVSGELREGCTSLDALRAAFPAGTVSGAPKIRAMEVIADLEPEQRGVYAGSLGYVSFGGNLDMAITLRTVVVADGIAYVQAGAGVVADSRPEREFEETLEKADAMFKAIEMAESL; translated from the coding sequence ATGCTCACTCCGGTCCGCGCCTACACGCTCCTGTGCCCGCCCGGCGCCCCTGGCTTCCTGCTCGAGAGCGTCGAGGGTGGCGAGCGCCTGGCCCGCTACTCCTTCATCGGCTTCGAGCCGCGGCCGCTGGATCTGGCAATTGCAGGTGACAAGCCGGCGCCGGGCGCAGCGCTTGCCGGAGGTGATCCGCTCGCCGCCCTGAAGGCGGTGGCCGCCGAGGTGACCGCGCCGGTCCCGGGCGTCCCGCGCTTTCACGGCGGGGCGGTGGGCTACCTGGGCTACGAGATGGCGCGCCACTTCGAGCGCCTGCCGGTCGCCAAGGGGGCGCCGCCGCCGATGCCGGAGAGCGCCTTCCTGCGCGCCGAGGACCTGGCGGTCTTCGACCACGTCACGCGACGCCTGAAGCTGCTGACGATCCACCGTCCCGACCGCGAGGACTACCAGGCGGCGGTCGATCGCATCGATCAGATGGAGATGCGCCTGGCTGGTGACCCGGCACCGGCCGCACCGCGCGGGGCCAATGGCGCGCGCTGGCAGTCCAACGTGACCGAAGGCCAGTTCCACGGCATGGTGGACGCCGCCCGCGAGCATATCCTCGCCGGCGACGCATTTCAGATCGTCGTGTCGCAGCGATTCCGCAAGCCGCTCGAGGCGAGCCCGTTCGATGTGTATCGCTGCCTGCGCGCGATCAACCCCTCGCCGTACATGTACTTCCTGGCGCTGGGCGGCGACCGGCACGTGGTCGGCACGTCGCCCGAGAAGCTCGTCCAGGTCGAGGGCAGGCGCGTCGAGACGAGGCCGCTGGCCGGAACGCGACGGCGGGGCGCCGACCCGGCGGAGGATCTCAGGCTCGAGAAGGAGCTGCTCAGCGACCTGAAGGAGCGCGCCGAGCACGTGATGCTGGTCGACCTCGGGCGCAACGACGTGGGCCGTGTCGCGCGGCCGGGCACGGTGAGCGTCGACCGCTTGATGGAGGTCGAGCGCTACTCGCACGTCATGCACATCTCCTCGACGGTCAGTGGCGAGCTTCGTGAAGGCTGCACGTCGCTGGATGCGCTGAGGGCGGCGTTCCCCGCCGGCACCGTCTCTGGGGCGCCCAAGATCCGCGCGATGGAGGTCATCGCGGACCTCGAGCCTGAGCAGCGCGGGGTGTATGCGGGATCGCTGGGTTACGTGAGTTTCGGCGGGAACCTGGACATGGCGATCACGCTCCGTACGGTGGTCGTGGCGGATGGCATCGCATACGTGCAGGCCGGCGCGGGGGTCGTCGCCGACTCCAGGCCCGAGCGGGAGTTCGAGGAGACGCTCGAGAAGGCTGATGCGATGTTCAAGGCCATCGAGATGGCCGAGAGCCTCTAA
- a CDS encoding sigma-70 family RNA polymerase sigma factor: MARSHFRPPGHVAFGVIASVGAAPDPQAETYRPGAKDDFDRLYRSAYPRVYRTLTAILGDPAEAEDCAQDTFVQAFGAWPRWRPDAPAEAWVHRIAVNKAISYRRRARLRSVGELLRRLGKPARGHDPAEIALRPDLLTALRAIPPKLAAAIVLRHYHGYNNREIAAALGVSERTVGARLSQAAGRLRSLLAGAGQPSFSLDPRAALSSEQDQNSYADR, encoded by the coding sequence TTGGCACGCTCTCACTTTAGGCCACCAGGGCATGTAGCCTTCGGCGTTATAGCAAGCGTGGGGGCAGCGCCCGATCCGCAGGCGGAAACCTACCGGCCGGGGGCCAAAGACGACTTCGATCGGCTGTATCGCAGCGCCTATCCGCGCGTCTATCGGACCCTGACGGCCATCCTCGGCGATCCCGCCGAGGCCGAGGACTGCGCCCAGGACACCTTCGTGCAGGCGTTCGGGGCCTGGCCGCGGTGGCGCCCCGATGCACCAGCCGAGGCGTGGGTCCACAGGATTGCGGTCAACAAGGCGATCTCCTACCGCCGCCGGGCGCGTCTGCGTTCGGTCGGCGAGCTCCTGCGGCGCCTCGGGAAACCCGCCCGAGGTCACGACCCGGCCGAGATCGCACTCCGCCCGGACCTGTTGACCGCCCTCCGCGCCATCCCTCCGAAGCTGGCCGCGGCGATCGTGCTGCGCCACTACCACGGGTACAACAACCGTGAGATCGCCGCCGCGCTCGGTGTTTCGGAGCGGACGGTGGGCGCGCGCTTGAGCCAGGCAGCCGGCCGATTGCGCTCCCTGCTCGCCGGCGCCGGGCAGCCGAGCTTCTCACTTGACCCCCGAGCGGCGTTGTCTTCAGAACAGGACCAAAACTCATATGCCGACCGCTGA
- a CDS encoding Fe-S cluster assembly protein HesB has product MPIVWTGNPAANQLLETDPLALLIGLVLDQQVKMEKAFNGPYELQRRLGHLDAGRIAAMDPDELLAAFRERPALHRFPGTMSKRVQALCQAVVSDYGGDAGAVWREPRDGDDLAARIKKLPGFGDMKVKILVAVLAKKFGVQPRGWEKQAANWHTIADVDTEESMAHAREVKREMRAGR; this is encoded by the coding sequence GTGCCAATCGTCTGGACCGGCAATCCGGCGGCCAACCAACTCCTGGAGACCGATCCGCTCGCCCTGCTGATCGGGCTGGTGCTCGACCAGCAGGTGAAGATGGAGAAGGCGTTCAACGGTCCCTACGAGCTCCAGCGGCGCCTGGGCCACCTGGACGCGGGCAGGATCGCGGCCATGGACCCCGACGAGCTGCTGGCCGCGTTCCGCGAACGCCCGGCGCTGCACCGCTTCCCGGGCACCATGTCGAAGCGCGTCCAGGCTCTCTGCCAGGCGGTCGTGAGCGACTATGGCGGAGATGCCGGCGCCGTCTGGAGAGAGCCCCGCGACGGGGACGACCTGGCGGCTCGCATCAAAAAGCTGCCCGGCTTTGGGGACATGAAGGTCAAGATCCTCGTCGCCGTCCTCGCCAAGAAGTTCGGGGTCCAACCCAGGGGTTGGGAGAAGCAGGCCGCGAACTGGCACACGATCGCGGACGTGGACACGGAGGAATCGATGGCGCATGCGCGCGAGGTCAAGCGCGAGATGCGCGCCGGCCGCTGA
- a CDS encoding Fe-S-binding domain-containing protein, with product MADRVFVGLPKRMVRLTVDGHELEVLEGTTILEACRQLRIDTPTLCQLETLTPVNVCRVCVVEVEGSRVLVPACSRKVEPEMNIRTDSERVRHSRRLVLELLASSVDMSLCSAQVHGWLARYGATPQRFGQDVATVAQPVKIDNDLYVRDYSRCILCYKCVEACGVDAQNTFAIGVAGRGFDAHISTEYAVPLPESACVYCGNCIGVCPTGALMFKSEHDMREAGTWDESTQSITETVCPYCGVGCMLELHVQDNSIVKVTSPLDHSVTAGHLCVKGRFGFQFVQKRKP from the coding sequence ATGGCAGATAGAGTTTTCGTCGGCCTGCCCAAGCGCATGGTCCGCCTCACCGTCGACGGCCACGAGCTCGAGGTGCTCGAGGGTACGACCATCCTGGAGGCCTGCCGGCAGCTGCGGATCGACACTCCGACTCTGTGCCAGCTGGAGACGCTGACGCCGGTGAACGTCTGCCGGGTCTGCGTGGTCGAGGTCGAGGGTTCGCGGGTCCTGGTGCCGGCCTGCTCGCGCAAGGTCGAGCCGGAAATGAACATCCGGACCGACTCCGAGCGCGTGCGTCACAGCCGCCGGCTGGTCCTCGAGCTGCTGGCGTCATCGGTCGACATGTCGCTGTGCTCGGCGCAGGTCCACGGTTGGTTGGCGCGGTATGGTGCCACGCCGCAGCGCTTTGGGCAGGACGTCGCCACCGTGGCGCAGCCGGTCAAGATCGACAACGACCTCTACGTTCGCGATTACTCGCGCTGCATCCTCTGCTACAAGTGCGTCGAGGCGTGCGGCGTCGATGCGCAGAACACGTTCGCCATAGGAGTCGCGGGTCGCGGATTCGACGCCCACATCTCGACCGAGTACGCCGTGCCGCTGCCGGAGTCGGCGTGCGTCTACTGCGGCAACTGCATCGGCGTGTGCCCGACCGGCGCGCTCATGTTCAAAAGCGAGCACGACATGCGCGAGGCGGGCACGTGGGATGAATCCACGCAGAGCATCACCGAGACCGTGTGCCCTTACTGCGGCGTGGGCTGCATGCTCGAGCTCCACGTCCAGGACAACTCGATCGTCAAGGTGACGTCGCCTCTCGACCACAGCGTGACCGCCGGCCACCTCTGCGTCAAAGGGCGGTTCGGCTTCCAGTTCGTGCAGAAAAGAAAGCCATAA
- a CDS encoding aminodeoxychorismate/anthranilate synthase component II — MVNLALIDNYDSFTYNLVQYLGELGCEPVVHRNDRVTVDELGGYDGIVISPGPGTPADAGISTSAIRELSGRVAILGVCLGHQCLGEAFGGRVVRNEPAHGKTSWIRHDNSGVMAGVSDPFEATRYHSLIVERASVPKELIVTAWTPDGTVMGLRHVKHPTYGVQFHPESVLTREGKKILSNFLRRSARGAA, encoded by the coding sequence ATGGTCAATCTGGCGTTGATCGACAACTACGACTCCTTCACGTACAACCTGGTGCAGTACCTGGGCGAGCTGGGCTGCGAACCCGTGGTCCATCGCAACGACCGGGTCACGGTCGACGAGCTGGGCGGCTACGACGGGATCGTCATCTCACCCGGCCCGGGAACGCCGGCCGATGCCGGGATCTCGACCAGCGCGATTCGTGAGCTGAGCGGCAGGGTCGCCATCCTCGGCGTGTGCCTCGGCCACCAGTGCCTCGGCGAGGCCTTTGGCGGCCGGGTCGTCCGCAACGAGCCGGCGCACGGCAAGACCTCCTGGATCCGTCACGACAACTCGGGCGTGATGGCCGGCGTGAGCGACCCGTTCGAAGCCACGCGCTACCACTCCCTGATCGTCGAGCGGGCCTCGGTGCCGAAAGAGCTGATCGTCACCGCCTGGACTCCTGACGGAACTGTGATGGGACTGCGACACGTCAAGCACCCCACGTACGGCGTGCAGTTCCACCCCGAGTCGGTGCTGACCAGGGAGGGCAAAAAGATACTGTCCAACTTCCTGCGGCGCTCGGCCAGGGGTGCGGCTTGA